Part of the Xenopus laevis strain J_2021 chromosome 2S, Xenopus_laevis_v10.1, whole genome shotgun sequence genome is shown below.
AAATTGTCTGCAATTTAGGCAGATCCAGTATGCATCCCTTTTTAAAAGTTTCCTTACCACCTTGTCTAGGGCGGGGGACATTTTCCACCACCTGAAACCGTAGCTGTTGTACCCCATGGTCCATCTCTACAAAGTGCCCCGCTACAGCTTGCtcaaccttttagttttaatGGCCGATTTATGCTCCCGTATCCTTTCCCTCACTTGGCGGGTGGTTTGTCCTACATAAAGAAACTTGCACGGGCATTTGATCATACAAACAGGTGTGAAACCTTTTGATTTTAATAGGGGTACCCTTCTGAGGATGATAGATATTAGGACCTTTCAGGCAATTAGTGCAGCATTTACAATTCAAGCATGGAAACGTTCCATTTTTCCTGCGTTGTAAGGTCAACTGTCTATCATCCACAACTCCCAAGTCAGATTTTACCAGCATTGAGCCAATCGTACGTTCCTTTCTGTAGGACATTATGGGAGGAGATTTAAAGGCTGGTACATTGGGAATGCCATCCCTCAAGAGACTCCAATGTTTCTGTAAAATATTAGCTATTTGGGGACTTATTGTGGTAAAAATACAGACGAATGTAATACGTTCCAACTGTTTCTGGGGGCCACCCAATAATACTTGGTCTCTATCTAGCTGTTCCACTTCTAAATGCTGTTGGGCAATACCCTTGGTTCACTCGACTTGCAGACATATTTCTAAAGTTTTACttttaactttgattttaatatttatattttacagatttatttacaCACAATTACGTAAACAGTTTGGATTCCATGACCAGATAAGTGCCAGCGGCAACAAGATGCATTGTTTACATTTGTATTGCTATATTGTATGGTATTGTAAACTTTGtgtgttaaatgtttaaatagaCCATGTTTTGTACTTAACTCAGCATACCAGAGGGCGCTATCTGGAGTGCTTTaaaaaggaagtctgataaatgtatcagttaGTTTGACAAAGAGCCAAGATGTGGCTCGAAACGTTACTGTATCTCTGGTCGTAGCCATGtaataataaaggctttttatatatacaaaaacggTGCTGTCCATCATCGAGATTTTACACTATTGGACAAGACATGTGAAAAGCCTAGTGCAGTATTAACACATATAAGAGCATACATATTGTATAATAACTTGCATATGTAACAAAGGGGTACCTCAGTAAACAGCTACCTCACAAAGGAAGtggtagaaaataaaatatggattccCTTAAAATGACACTAACTGGCTGATTCATGTTCTCCAGAGACATGGGTTAAAGATAACCGCACCAAAGCAGTAGTTGCAATCATGTGAATTTTCCAGGCAATCGATCAGTAACCCACCTAAGATGAAGTTTTTCAAGTCCAGCATCTGCAAGATCATCATTGGCTCTCTGGTGGATATCCCTCTGTGTTTCTATCTTGTGGTCATCTGATAAGCCATCTACTTTGTGAATAAAAACTTCAAAGTTCATGTCAGGATTTGCTTTGTAGGCCTTAGAAACTGTGGCATGCAGTCTTGTTAAGGATTCCATGTAatcatcctgaaaaaaaaaatctgttatcctcTCCTGCTGGATTTGCCaggtaaaaaaaagaacaatattgctcacaaactttttccaaaaaatcaaatgaaaaaataaagagacGCTGTAAAGGCACTGACACCTGGTGATATTTGACACGGCTactaaataacagaaaatacattGCCATAGATtaagcagagacaattctcagtattaaCACTAAAATCATGTAATTGCTCTAATATTCATGTGAATGCATTTTTGAGCAATTACATTATTTCAGTGtgttagcagagacaattctcagcaTGATTTATGGCACAGTATTTTCCGGTATTTAGTAGCCACGGCAAAACACCGAGCAACCAATAGCACAGTGTGTCATTGCCCGGACAAGTGTAAAATAGTCACGGATCATATCAATGCACAGGACACTGTGTAAGCCATTGCATATGCAGACATATTAAATGAAATACCTGGGCATCAATCACATATATTAATGCTCCCGTTCCTCTGAAAATCATTTCATAGTCAAAGGTAGAGTCAAAAAAGTCCACCTGTCCTGGGAAGTCCCAGATCTGAAAATTTACAAAGGAGCTGTTGGAGATATCATCCTTGTAGATCTTGTTGGTACTTTCCAGGAATAAGGTCTCATTTGGAGACATCTTGTGAAAAACCACCTGTGGATAAACAAACAGTTCAAGGCTTGTTAAAAAAAGGCATTCTGTACCAAAAAACACATCAAGAACCACTTTTCATTTGTGATCCTTTAATGTTATTAATACTCTATTTTATAAAGGTAAACACACAATTCTTGAAGGGACAGTATATACCCCTTTTCAACACGAGCTCAATGAacagaacatactttttgcatattgttttaagtAAGAAATATCCATGGATGTCTGTCACTGAACTGTTGAAGCcagcttcattttagcactttCTGTCACTTCCAGTTCAAGAACTTCAAAGGAGATGATAACACTATCAGGGGTTTCTCAGTGGACTGGTGGTTAAATATCTGCTTCTTATATAAGGGAAATGTAGATAGGGAGCTCTGtacaaattgccctgtttataaagtAAGGTGTGCGAGTGGGGGGGTAAGGTCAGTGAAAACAGTCCAGCTTGAGAACTAGTGCTTTTgaataacaaaaaatacatacaggtatgggacctgttatccagaatgctcaagacctggggcttcccggataacggatctttccttaatttgaaatTGGTAcggtcacactgtgagattcggggagatttagttgcccggagactaatcgcctcttctttggggcgactgatctccccgaactgcttctcAATATCTTCCGCCGGGTTCAATGAAAAACCAccagcggtatggcactcgcggcgcttcgttttccgaagttgcctcacaaggaaacttggggcgactttggaaaacgaagtgctgggagtgccatgccgcaggcatttttcttttattgtagcaggcggaagacacggggaagcagttcggggagattagtcgccccaaagaagaggtgattagttgccggGGGCGACTCAATTtccccgaatctcacagtgtTACCttaccctaaatctactagaaaatcatataaacattaaggggcagagacacacggtcagattcggggatattagtcgccaggtgacaaatctcctcttcttctgggcgactaatctccctgaactgccttcccttgcCATCCccccggtgatttacattctagctgacattaaggcagttcggagagattagttgcccaaaagaaaaggagatttatcgccgggcgactattctccccgaatctgaccgtgtgtctctgccctaaataaaccaaaaaggctggttttgctttgaataaggattaattggataaaattgagtctatgggagacggccattccataatacagagctttatggataactggtttctggataacagatcccataccgttatatattgttgttattttctttaattaaaatatgcataAGTCCAGATAAGCAAATCAGGTGGCACTCCGGATACGTTTGAGgaggtttattgcaacattaagGTAACAGCATCAAACTTATGCGTTTCGGGAAAGCATTCCCTAATAAAAGGCATCAAAAAATAGGCATATTTTAGCAAAGGGGGGTTTAGGTGTATACTGTGCCATTAACAACCTTTTTATTAATTAACTTCACTGTAAACTTACAACTCAAGTATATGCCACAAACCTGGGCCCACAGAAGGAGAGCAAACCTTTTAAAGCATTTATATGGCCATATAACAGAAGACAGgacaaagaaaaggaaacaagACAACtgcataaatgttattttatacagAAGTGTGGGATCCTTATAAACTATCCAGCTAAACTACTTGATGGAAACATAGAGAAGGTGAGTTTTGTAATTAATCTTTTTCTGTTTACATAGAAAGGCCAGTTTATGAATCATTTTCATTAGGCAGAGTGCAGTAAATATAAACAGTGGCTAGCTGACTCAGGAAGACATTGAAATATATCAGATATGAAGGTAAATAAAGGTCCACCTGGCTGACTAATCACAGGACACTTAAATAAGCTTAGCTCAGTGGCTGTAAAACATCTGACATTGTACTAACAGACTGGTATATTGCAGATACTCAATTTTGTAGCCAACAAACTCCTCGGCCAGGAAACTGTAGACCTGTAAATTTGCTTTTACTGCAGGAAAGCTTTTAGAAGGGATGTAATATAGGACTACATTTTAAACTGCAACATTATGTGTGGGTGCCAGCATGGTTATCCGCATTATAGATCTTGCTAGCCAAATCTATGTCTACAAGTGGAAGGGAAGAGCAACTTGGACCTTTTATTTACAGATGTAAATGGATGTGATTTAGTTAGAGGCTGCTAAAGTTTTTCATATGGTATCCCGCCGAAAATACATTTAGGGCTTGCtatcttgcacccgctagcgctaaagtcgccttcgcttattcacacgcggcgatacgtttttcaaagtcgctcaaAAAGGCAGTttgagcgactttgaaaaacgtatcgccgcgtgtgaataggtgcaggcgactttagcgctagtgggtgcaagataccagcaagccattcagggagattggtcgcctcaaagacgcagtgattagtcgccaggcgaccaatctccctgaatcttcccgtgtggccctagcctaaaggggtagttcacctttaagttaactttttaaaatgttatagaatggcaaattctaagcaacttttcaattggtctttattatttatattttatagttttaaaattattcgCCTTcaccttctgactttttccagctttcaaatgggggtcactgaccccatctaaaaaacaaatgctctgtaaggctacacatgtattgttattggtactttttattacccatctttctctTTGGGCAtctccagtgtcttattcaaagcaaagcaTGGTTACTATGGTGACTTGGACACTAGCAATCagactgcttaaagggatactgtcatgggaaaaaaaaaatttcaaaatgaatcagttaatagtgctgctgcagcagaattctgcactgaaatccatttttaaaaagagcaaacagatttttttatattcaattttgaaatctgacatggggctagacatattgtcaatttcccagctgccccaagcaggcccggactggcattctgtgggttctggcaaatgccagaggggctgctgtatggttcaatagaaaggtaccatgtagtgggctggtagggggctatttgggctgataggggcctgtttgggcctctgtgtacttggcttggcagggcctattttgactcccagtccaggcctggccccaagtcatgtgacttgtgctctgataaacttaaatcactctttactgctgtactgcaagttggagtgatatcaccccactccctttttccccccagcagccaaacaaaagaacaatgggaaggtaaccagatagcagctccctaacacaagataacagctgcctggtagatctaagaacaacactcaatagtaaaaacccatgtcccactgagacacattcagttacattgagaaggaaaaacagcagcctgccagaaagcatttctctcctaaagtgcaggcacaagtcacatgaccagggcagctgggaaattgacaaaatgtctagccccatgtcagatttcaaaattgaatataaaagaatctgtttgctcttttgagaaatggatttcaatgcagaattctgctggagctgcactattaaatgatgcgttttgaaaaataaaaattttcccatgacagtatccctttaaactgcaaactggagagctgctgaataaaaagctgaataaccacaaaaccacaaatgataaattaaaaccaattgcaaattgttttagaatatccctctctacaacatactaagagttaactcaaaggtgaacaaacccctttaaagtagggatgcaccgaatctactattttggatttggccgaacccgagaatcatttgtgaaagatttggccgaataccgaccgaatccgaaccctaatttgcatatgcaaattaggggtgggaaggaggaaaacattttacttccttgttttgtgtccaaaagtcacgcaatttccctccccacccctaatttgcatatgcctgaatctgaatcctgctgaaaaaggctgaatcccgatctgaatcctggattcgatgcatccctactttaaaggagTAATAAAATTGAGCAATACAGCTCCACTAATTCACTGTAATGCAGCATGCCTTTAGCTGAAAGAAGTAGAAATGCTCCAAGGTGTCAGGCTATAGAAAGTAGCAAGGACAGCAAGATGCATTACCCAAATGAAGGAGTGATCAGCCAACTTATCACTGCTTGCTCCAAAGGCTGGGAACTCAATGCATGCAAATTGCTTGATCTGGTGTAATCTGTAAACAAAATATCTGTGCTGCAGCCTAGCTTGGTCTGAGAACCGAGTCCTCAACATTTAGGGATGCACATGTGacttgtcacacaaacaaggaatttaaaaaatttaaaaaaaaaaaaaagttctcccctattttcctaatttacatgcaaaatagggttcagattcagtacGGTATTTGGCTGAACCTTTCACAAATAATTCAGGGCTTGGCCTAaccctaaaatagtggattcggtcccTCCCTTGTTATAATACCCCTATGAAAGTCCATGGAGAAAGAATATGTATTTAGACCTcatttatttgcaatgtatttacaaatatgaCTAAATGACTAAACAAACTAACAGGAACACAAAAACTCCATACTGTAGAGTATTTTACTCAGGGCCAGACTGGCCAGTTGGGCTCTCAGGAAATATTACAGTGGGCCCTCCTTTCTACTGTGTCTTACATTGTCCAGCATCCCCAGCACCTCTGTGGAGAATTCTTTTTCTTTGCTAGGCTGATCAGCAGCACATTAGCTATAATACCGACTAACAGCTGTGCCAACTCAGGTAAAGTGGTGGATGTTTAATATACCTGCAGATTTCTCCAGTTACTGAGCGGCTCAGCTGTTTGCACAGCTCATTGGCACAATTGCTATAGCCCTGGCAGTGTATGGAAAAGAAGAAGGTAGCAGAGCAGAAAAGGGCAGGATGGCTGATCAAGGGAGAGGTCATTTTGAAAAGAGAGAGACTGAAAGAATTCtgtgaaagaaaaacaaagtggAAGTATAGCTGACACAAGAGTAAGAAGGGTGGGGAGAATGGAAAGGAAAGAAACTGGTCAGGAGGTAAATGAAGAAGGAGAAGAGAATAGACAGAAGAAAGGCAATGTTGTGTAGACCAGTTGTATAATTCATAAATTAAGAGTTGCATTTCTTTGGTGGACCGATTCTGTCCAAGTCCAACACTCATTTTACCAGTACATTCTCCTagtgatatataaaataaatggtgcaGGTTAGTtgtatgttagtttttttttttctttcttggattttatttgtaattatttgtataGTATTTGTAACTTCAGGCCCCAGGCACTTGGTGTGTATACTCCAACATGTCTTTTAGTAAATAGAATCCATCGGTCAGGAGCATGCATTTCCTATCCAAAAGCTGCTGAGAAACACCCGAGTTTGGCTAGAATACCTATAGCAAATAGTTTTACTGCGAGTTTAGAGGAcaatagggtatatttatcaaaaagtgaagttaaagatcgccatagtcctctagagtgaaattccgccattcttcattcatttctatcggatttttaaaagagtatttatcaatgggtgaaagttcatccttttataaatatgcctttcgaaatcccatagaaatgaaagaagagtggcggaatttcaatctaggggactgtggcaatctctaactttcactcttttataaatataccccaatgtgttttaataagcaggcctggactggcaatctgtcggtTCAGGTAATTGCCaaaagggctgctgtaaaatgccataaacagtcactatttattgggctggtgggggctgtgtgggcctctgtgcagtggaaatgccagggcctattttgactcccagtcaaTAAGTTATTGTAATATGCACAATGGCTTTATCTGTGCTGCCCAACTACATCACATCATTAGTTTAAAGGCCAACATGCCCCAGCTGATGACTTGATCTGTCACCTTACTCATTAGTGTAGGGCGTGTAAGGACAGCCACTGGCTCATATAACAATCTGTATGGGTTTGCCTGGCTGATAGACCAAAACCAATGAGACATAAGAGGGAGTCACCTGTAGGTCATTTCCTTGTCTGaccacaggcccggactggcaatctgtgggttctggcaaatgccagaggggctgctgtatggttccatagaaagttaccatatagtgggctggtaggggacagttagggcctctgtgtacttggaattgcagggcctattttgtctaccagtccaggcctgtctgaccatatagatggccatacacagggagatccgctcgtttggcgacactCTCCCTAATATGCCCACAAAGAGGAGGCCAGTATCGGGGAGATCTGATaatgggccctagagcccaatgaTCCGATCCGAATGGAGGCtatatgggcagtcggatcgctggaccgcatcaacgaacagatgcggctgtgatccaacaggattttttaccctgcccgatcgaatTTCGACCAGATTTCGATCGGGAAAGCCGGTTGGAGGGCCCCACAGATGGGCTGATAAGCTGCTgtctcagtctgtcggcagcttttgttggcccgtgtatggggtcctTTAGCCACATCCAAGCCCAGAATGGAAGGATAGATCATTAGCAGATCAGATTATCTgccatgaaaaccaactgcaaaacaTTGGAATCACAGGATAgtctctagaacagtgatccacatgttgctccccaaccccttggatgttgctctcagtggcctcaaagcaggagcttatttttgaattccaggcttggaggcaagttttggttgtataaaaaaaaacagatgtactgccaaacagatacctgtaggctgccaatccacataggggctaccaatagccaatcacagtccttattggcagtgcacccccaggaacttatgcttgtgttgctccctaactctttttacatttgaatgttgctcacacgggtgaaaaaggttggggacccctgctctagaaacACCCCCAGATAGGAGCTGGTAAAAGATCTAAAGCATtcagattggcctgtaatataattgTATGCGATATGATTGTATGCGATACGATTGTATGTGATTCTATTGTATGTGATAtgattgtatgtgtgtataatgcaCATTGTCCAGTGTTACCAGGGAGCTCAGGAGTCGGAGGGTAATATATATATGGTTTGggggggcatcaaacacagtccaTGCATGAATATCATATCTTAGGCTCTATATTAGACTTCTTGCTGCTCAACTGatgtttttaaactacaactcccagcatccccaaaaGCACGAAGTGAGTGAGGCTGCAAGGAAAGAGAAAGCCAGCCGGAGGGACAACGTGCCCGGTCTCTCGTACCTTCTGGATGGAGGACTTGCCGCTCCGCCGCATGCCCATGAGAAGGATCCGAGGTTTGCTATCCGGGGAGGCCGAACTCTCATCCATTTCTGGCTCGTCAGCCCCGTAGCCGAAGTCTTTAGGGAAGGAGTCGGCCACCCCATAACTGCTGGGCAGCTGCTCCTCGCCCGAGTACTGAATAGACATGGCAGCACGCCGGGAGCGGAGGCAGGGTGATAGCCGTGTAATCTAATGGAGACACCGAACTGGAATGAGTAAAGCAGCTACCAACATCCCAGCTAAAAGACGGGGACAAGCTGTCACGGGACTCCTCTGTGCCCGCCGCTGATCACGCGCCCTAATTGGGAAGTGGTCAATCCCCTGTATCCTCAGGAACGAACCTCGGGCTCCCTTAATACGGGAATACGCGAGTCTCGATACAAACACGAAAAAGGTTTCCGTATTAAGCGGCGGTCACTACACTTTTCCCCCCTGTCACTGTGCTACCAAACACCATTACTTGTTCCCGCCCACTTTTTCTGTTTCGCGTCTCTTGATTGGAAAATCAAGTCAGTCGTTCGGCTCTCTGATTGGACGCGGGCGTACGTCACTCTCCGGCAGTGCTAAACATGTTGAGTTGCTCCAG
Proteins encoded:
- the rragc.S gene encoding Ras related GTP binding C S homeolog is translated as MSIQYSGEEQLPSSYGVADSFPKDFGYGADEPEMDESSASPDSKPRILLMGMRRSGKSSIQKVVFHKMSPNETLFLESTNKIYKDDISNSSFVNFQIWDFPGQVDFFDSTFDYEMIFRGTGALIYVIDAQDDYMESLTRLHATVSKAYKANPDMNFEVFIHKVDGLSDDHKIETQRDIHQRANDDLADAGLEKLHLSFYLTSIYDHSIFEAFSKVVQKLIPQLPTLENLLNIFISNSGIEKAFLFDVVSKIYIATDSSPVDMQSYELCCDMIDVVIDVSCIYSLHADCNGSAYDKESMAIIKLNNTTVLYLKEVTKFLSLVCILREESFERKGLIDYNFHCFRKAIHEVFEVGAASHRTFSQQSSSPNLNAVTHNGTPANAV